Part of the Halalkalibacter krulwichiae genome is shown below.
ATTATTATCAGATCATGAAGGAAAAAGGATTAGCTGAAGATGAAATTATGGAAATCATCAAGCGGAAATCACGTGATAATTCTAGAACGCCAGTCCAATGGTCCGCAGATAAGAATGCAGGGTTTACAACGGGTACTCCATGGATTCCTGTTGCGAGAAATTATAAGGAAATTAACGCAGAACAAGCAATCGAAAACCCGAATTCTGTATTTTATCACTATAAAAAGCTAATTGCGTTGAGAAAGCAATATGATCTGATAACTACTGGGAAATACCGTTTAGTAGCAGCAAATGATACAACAGTATTTGCTTATGAGCGAACAAGAGAAAATGAAAAACTATTTGTAATTAATAATTTTTACGGGGAAGAGGCAATTTTCACTATTCCGGATGAGTGGTTGGAACGGGTTGCTAAAAGTCAATTGTTGCTATCAAATTATCAAGATGGACAGCAGCTTGCAAAGGAATTAACGCTTCGTCCGTATGAGTCACTCGTTTACTATAGTTAAACATGATACACTAAAATAAGGTGATATTATGGCAAGAAGTAAATTCCAGGTTATATATGAAGATTTAGCGAAAAAAATTCAAGATGGCTCTATTAAAACAAATGAGCTACTTCCCTCTGAAAACGAATTGGCAGACAAATATGAAACATCTAGGGAAACGATTAGAAAGGCATTGAAACAACTATCTGAACATGGATTTATTCAAAAAATGCAAGGGAAAGGTTCGGTTGTTCTCGATGTTTCAAAAATTAATTTCCCAATATCAGGCCTTGTTAGCTTTCGAGAGCTAGCAGAAAAAATGGGGAAAAAATCGAAAACTGTGGTAGTTACGCTTGAACAAAAAACGATGACAAGCGAGTTGCAAGAACAATTCCAATTAAAAGATCCTCATGAAGCATGGGAAGTGAAGCGAGTTCGTGAAATTGAGAAGGAACGAATTATCTTAGATAAAGATTTCTTGTTATCATCAGTTGTTCCAGGGCTAACAACTGAAATTTGTGAACGTTCCATTTATGCTTATATTGAAAATGTATTAGGTTTAGCGATTAGCTTTGCTAAAAAAGAAATTACGGTCGAGATACCAACAGAAGAAGATAGAGATCTTCTTGATTTAGAAGGTTACGATTCAATTGTTGTTGTCAAAAGTCATGTGTATTTAGATGATACGACTTTGTTTCAATATACTGAGTCTAGACATAGACCAGATAAATTTCGCTTTGTTGATTTTGCAAGAAGGTAATGCTAGACAGAAGCATATTTCTCGTTTCTTTTTATTGGTCCATGTACAATATGGATCATAGGAGGCGATTTGAATGAGTGTACATGATTTTTCCGTATTAAAGGCAAGTGGGGAAGAAGTGGATCTTAGTACGTATAAAGGTAAAGTTCTCTTAATCGTAAATACCGCAACTAAATGTGGGTTGGCTCCTCAATTCAAAGGACTTGAAAAGTTGCATCAAGCATATGCAGAAAAAGGCCTAGCGGTGTTGGGGTTTCCTAGTAATCAATTTATGAACCAGGAACCAGTTAGTAATGAACAAATGGTTGAAACTTGTCAACTTAACTTTGGTGTGACCTTTCCTTTGTTTGCTAAGATTGATGTAAATGGGAAAAACGCTGATCCTCTTTATAAATATATGAAGAAGGCCAAAAAAGGCGTTCTGAGTTCTGAGATAAAATGGAACTTCACAAAATTTTTAATTGACCGTGACGGGAGCGTTGTTGAACGTTATGGACCGAATGTTGCTCCAGAAAAAATAGAAGCCGATATAAAAAAATTATTAGACAGCTAATAAAAGGCTGCGTTAGAGGAAATGATCTCCTTTCACGCAGCTTTTTTATATAATTTTTGAATAGTGTTTAGAATACATTTCTAACGACACAAAAAAGAGTATGATGAAGCTAGGGCATTGGTCTTTTATGGTGCTTTATAAGTTTGAGTAGGTGTAAAATGATTCATCTCGCTTACACTATAGGTATGAACAGATATGAGGTGCTAGAGATGTATTTAAAGGCGAAAGAGTTTATTGAGCTTTATTATAAAGAGGTAGAAATGGATGAAGCTTTACTGAAAAATCGATTATTGGAGATTTCTAATGAAATTAATGAATCAGGTACTTATACACTTACATATGATGAACTCGCCTACGGAGCGAGAGTAGCTTGGCGAAATAGCAATCGCTGTATTGGACGGTTATTTTGGGAGTCGCTTCATGTTCTTGATCAGCGTGCAATTACAACAGAAGACGAGGTGGCGGAAGCTCTCTTTCATCATTTGCAATATGCAACAAATAATGGAAAGGTGATACCGACTATAAGCATTTTTAGACCAGACCATATTCGGATATGGAATCACCAATTAATTCGATATGCTGGCTATGAAACTAATAAAGGCGTCATTGGTGACCCTGATTCTATTGCTTTTACAAAAGTATGTGAGTCGCTTGGATGGAAAGGATTGAAAACGAATTTTGATGTTCTGCCTCTTGTTATCCAAGTTGGAAATCAACAACCTAAATGGTTTGAGATACCTCAAACATGTTTGCTTGAGGTTCGGATTTCACATCCTACGATTACTGACTTTGTTAATCTTCAATTAAAATGGTATGGGGTTCCGTTTGTTTCAGATATGAAACTTGAAATAGGAGGAATTCATTATTGTGCAGCTCCTTTTAACGGTTGGTATATGGGGACCGAGATTGGTGCTAGAAATTTTGCTGACGAAAAGCGGTACAATGTTCTGCCTGACGTAGCAAGTGTTCTTGGACTCGAACAAACTAGAGATTCTACCTTATGGAAAGATAGGGCTTTAGTTGAGTTAAATGTTGCTGTGCTACACTCATTTAAACAAGCAGGTGTCAGTATCGTTGATCATCATACGGCAGCAAAACAATTTAAGCAATTTGAAAAGCGCGAAGAAGATCAAGGAAGAAAAGTGACGGGAACATGGTCTTGGCTTATTCCCCCGATTTCACCAGCAGCAACCCATATTTTTCATAAAGAGTATCAAGATAAAGTCGTTACTCCAAATTATTTTTATCAAAAACGAAGGTATTAGCGAATCTATTGGTAATGCAATAGTGATTATTTTGCGTTATGATTAATGAAAGTTCAATATATGAAGGCGGAAAACAGATGAGTATGTTACAAGTTGAAGGGTTAACTAAGACTTATGGCGATAAAATGTTATTTGATCGTTTATCATTTACGATTGGGCAAAAAGAAAGAATTGGGCTAATTGGAATTAATGGAACTGGTAAATCGACCTTGCTAAAAATTCTTGCAGGTGTCGAATCTTCAGATGAAGGAGAATTGATCCACTCAAATGATTTTCGGATTGAGTATTTGCCTCAACAGCCTGATTTAGATGAGGGTTTAACGGTCATTGAACAAATTTACTATGGCGATTCAGCTGTTATGAAGGCAATGCGTGAGTATGAGCAACATTTATTAGATTTTGAGAAAAAGCCTGACAGTGCGGAGTATCAAAAACAATTTATGAAGGCTCAACAGCTTATGGATCAGTTAGACGCATGGGAAGCAAATACACTAGCGAAAACCATCTTATCTAAGCTAGGCATTGAGAATTATCAAGCAACAATTAAAGAGCTTTCGGGTGGTCAAAAGAAACGGATAGCAATTGCCAAGGCATTAATTCAACCAGCTGATTTATTGCTGTTAGATGAACCAACGAACCATCTTGATCATGATACGATTGAATGGCTTGAAGGGTTTCTTTCTACTTATAAAGGATCGATTTTATTAATTACACATGATCGATATTTTCTTAACAGAGTAACGAACAACATGTATGAGCTTGATCGTGGGCGTTTGTTTAAATACCTAGGGAACTATCAAATGTTTCTTGAGAAAAAAGCGGAAAGAGAACTGCAGGAAGCAGAGCAAGATCAAAAGCGTGCTAACATATTACGTAGAGAACTTGCGTGGCTGAAGCGCGGGGCAAAAGCTAGAACAACGAAACAAAAGGCACGGATTCAGCGTGTTGAAGCGTTGAAGGAAGAAGAGACATTTAGCGGACGCGGTGAATTTGATTTTTCGATTGGGTCACAACGTCTAGGAAAGCAAGTCATTGAATTAAAAGGTGTCTCAAAATCGTATAATGATAAACAGTTAATTGATT
Proteins encoded:
- the treR gene encoding trehalose operon repressor, which encodes MARSKFQVIYEDLAKKIQDGSIKTNELLPSENELADKYETSRETIRKALKQLSEHGFIQKMQGKGSVVLDVSKINFPISGLVSFRELAEKMGKKSKTVVVTLEQKTMTSELQEQFQLKDPHEAWEVKRVREIEKERIILDKDFLLSSVVPGLTTEICERSIYAYIENVLGLAISFAKKEITVEIPTEEDRDLLDLEGYDSIVVVKSHVYLDDTTLFQYTESRHRPDKFRFVDFARR
- a CDS encoding glutathione peroxidase, with product MSVHDFSVLKASGEEVDLSTYKGKVLLIVNTATKCGLAPQFKGLEKLHQAYAEKGLAVLGFPSNQFMNQEPVSNEQMVETCQLNFGVTFPLFAKIDVNGKNADPLYKYMKKAKKGVLSSEIKWNFTKFLIDRDGSVVERYGPNVAPEKIEADIKKLLDS
- a CDS encoding nitric oxide synthase oxygenase; translated protein: MYLKAKEFIELYYKEVEMDEALLKNRLLEISNEINESGTYTLTYDELAYGARVAWRNSNRCIGRLFWESLHVLDQRAITTEDEVAEALFHHLQYATNNGKVIPTISIFRPDHIRIWNHQLIRYAGYETNKGVIGDPDSIAFTKVCESLGWKGLKTNFDVLPLVIQVGNQQPKWFEIPQTCLLEVRISHPTITDFVNLQLKWYGVPFVSDMKLEIGGIHYCAAPFNGWYMGTEIGARNFADEKRYNVLPDVASVLGLEQTRDSTLWKDRALVELNVAVLHSFKQAGVSIVDHHTAAKQFKQFEKREEDQGRKVTGTWSWLIPPISPAATHIFHKEYQDKVVTPNYFYQKRRY
- a CDS encoding ABC-F family ATP-binding cassette domain-containing protein; amino-acid sequence: MSMLQVEGLTKTYGDKMLFDRLSFTIGQKERIGLIGINGTGKSTLLKILAGVESSDEGELIHSNDFRIEYLPQQPDLDEGLTVIEQIYYGDSAVMKAMREYEQHLLDFEKKPDSAEYQKQFMKAQQLMDQLDAWEANTLAKTILSKLGIENYQATIKELSGGQKKRIAIAKALIQPADLLLLDEPTNHLDHDTIEWLEGFLSTYKGSILLITHDRYFLNRVTNNMYELDRGRLFKYLGNYQMFLEKKAERELQEAEQDQKRANILRRELAWLKRGAKARTTKQKARIQRVEALKEEETFSGRGEFDFSIGSQRLGKQVIELKGVSKSYNDKQLIDSLNYLIVRGERLGIVGPNGSGKSTLLNMLAARVEPDHGEIAIGETVKIGYYTQEDEEIDGNLRMIDYIKKVAEIVYTVDGTVITAEQMLERFLFPRSMQYTYIRRLSGGERRRLYLLKILMSEPNVLFLDEPTNDLDTETLSVLEDYLEQFPGVVITVSHDRYFLDRVVDHLLVFESNGVVSRFQGHYSDFLAHIAAQKENQLLKEKVETKTVKKEPRKKLSYKDQLEWDQIEDKIMKLEENIEKLEQAIIEAGSDYGKIADIMKEKAEKEMELEQAMDRWTELSVLVEEIEKNS